In the genome of Triticum urartu cultivar G1812 chromosome 5, Tu2.1, whole genome shotgun sequence, one region contains:
- the LOC125508383 gene encoding purple acid phosphatase 22-like, with protein MPAPAYLSPPFLPLHHPATASTSTSAHLLSGSRNRHSRRRHMSGPVLLKAKVGDGDGDGGDDLLLASRRHAVLGVARVLFAAANERCLRCVNQAALGRSVTGTFYGDLLVGAMAHSWRLLMQGLTSLVFLCARADEYVRPPPSPLVLTAHDKPAAHPQQVHISTVGSNSMRISWVTDDRNAPSVVEYGKSRGNYTVSTTGNHATYRYFFYKSGAIHLVTIGPLAASTTYHYRCGKAGDEFTLRTPPASLPIELVVIGDLGQTGWTASTLSHIGGADYDMLLLPGDLSYADTQQPLWDSFGRLVQPLASARPWMVTEGNHEVEALPVVGFAPFVAYNARWRMPHEESGSASNLYYSLDVAGGAAHVVMLGSYTEFEQGSEQYAWLERDLAGVDRRKTPWLLVLLHAPWYNTNQAHQGEGEAMRAAMERLLYEARVDVVFSGHVHAYERFTRIYDNEADSRGPMYITIGDGGNREGLALKFHKDHRSAHLSVFREASFGHGRLRIVNETSAVWTWHRNDDEYATVRDEVWLESLATPKLSTATAGRQDDEL; from the exons ATGCCAGCCCCAGCCTACCTATCTCCTCCCTTCCTCCCCCTCCACCACCCCGCCACCGCCAGCACCAGCACGAGCGCGCACCTCCTCTCCGGCAGCCGCAACCGCCACAGCCGCCGACGGCACATGTCAG GTCCCGTGCTTCTTAAAGCCAAGGTCGGCGACGGTGACGGCGACGGAGGGGACGACCTCCTCCTGGCATCGCGGCGACACGC CGTCCTCGGCGTGGCCAGGGTCCTCTTCGCGGCGGCCAACGAGCGGTGCCTTCGTTGCGTGAACCAGGCGGCGCTCGGGCGCAGCGTCACCGGCACCTTCTACGGGGACTTGTTGGTGGGAGCCATGGCGCACTCGTGGAGGCTGCTCATGCAGGGGCTCACGTCGCTGGTGTTTCTCTGCGCGCGCGCCGACGAGTACGTCCGGCCGCCGCCGAGCCCGCTCGTGCTGACGGCGCACGACAAGCCAGCGGCTCATCCTCAGCAG GTGCATATTTCAACTGTCGGAAGCAACAGCATGCGGATTTCATGGGTCACTGACGACCGGAACGCGCCGTCGGTGGTGGAGTACGGCAAATCTCGCGGCAACTACACGGTGTCCACGACCGGCAATCACGCGACGTACCGCTACTTCTTCTACAAGTCCGGCGCGATCCACCTCGTGACGATCGGCCCGCTGGCGGCCAGCACGACCTACCACTACCGGTGCGGCAAGGCCGGCGACGAGTTCACCCTCAGGACCCCACCGGCGTCCCTCCCGATCGAGCTCGTCGTCATCGGCGACCTCGGCCAGACAGGCTGGACCGCGTCGACGCTGTCGCACATCGGCGGCGCGGACTACGACATGCTGCTGCTCCCTGGCGACCTGTCGTACGCGGACACGCAGCAGCCGCTGTGGGACTCGTTCGGGCGGCTGGTGCAGCCGCTGGCGAGCGCGCGGCCGTGGATGGTGACGGAGGGCAACCACGAGGTGGAGGCGCTCCCCGTCGTGGGCTTCGCGCCCTTCGTCGCGTACAACGCGCGGTGGCGCATGCCGCACGAGGAGAGCGGCTCCGCCTCCAACCTCTACTACTCCTTGGACGTGGCCGGCGGCGCGGCGCACGTCGTGATGCTGGGCTCCTACACGGAGTTCGAGCAAGGGTCGGAGCAGTACGCGTGGCTGGAGCGGGACCTCGCCGGCGTGGACCGGCGGAAGACGCCGTGGCTGCTGGTGCTGCTGCACGCGCCGTGGTACAACACCAACCAGGCGCACCAGGGGGAGGGCGAGGCGATGCGCGCCGCCATGGAGAGGCTCCTCTACGAGGCCCGCGTCGACGTCGTCTTCTCCGGACACGTTCACGCCTACGAGCGATTC ACAAGGATCTACGACAACGAGGCCGACAGCCGGGGCCCGATGTACATCACCATTGGCGACGGCGGCAACAGGGAAGGGCTTGCTCTCAA GTTCCACAAGGATCACAGGTCAGCGCACCTGTCGGTGTTCCGGGAGGCGAGCTTCGGGCACGGTCGGCTGAGAATCGTCAACGAGACGAGCGCCGTTTGGACATGGCACCGCAACGACGACGAATACGCCACCGTCCGCGACGAGGTCTGGCTGGAGAGCTTGGCTACTCCAAAGCTGTCCACGGCAACCGCCGGCCGTCAGGACGACGAGTTGTAG